One part of the Candidatus Bipolaricaulota bacterium genome encodes these proteins:
- a CDS encoding endonuclease III domain-containing protein codes for MRERLLEIYHRLYAAYGPQHWWPGEGPFEVIVGAILTQQVGWRNVELAIAGLKTAGLMDPESLARAPLEQIAQIIRPTGYYNQKAKKLKAFLDFLNARHNADLNKLFSLPVDKLREELLSVRGIGEETADSIILYAAEKPSFVVDAYTRRILTRLGVINGEESYGEIRELFMKNLPEDVPLYNEYHALLVRHGKERCLKRNPRCAGCPLADMCRASTEARAGRG; via the coding sequence ATGCGTGAGAGGCTCCTCGAGATCTACCATCGACTCTATGCCGCCTACGGGCCGCAGCACTGGTGGCCGGGGGAAGGGCCATTTGAGGTAATCGTGGGAGCGATCCTCACCCAGCAGGTGGGATGGCGGAACGTAGAGCTGGCGATCGCCGGGCTCAAGACGGCCGGGCTCATGGACCCGGAGTCCCTCGCCCGTGCCCCGCTCGAGCAGATCGCTCAGATCATCCGCCCCACCGGCTACTACAACCAGAAGGCGAAGAAGCTGAAGGCATTTCTGGACTTCCTGAATGCGCGTCACAACGCTGATCTCAATAAGCTTTTCTCCCTTCCGGTTGATAAACTGCGGGAAGAGCTCCTCTCCGTGCGCGGGATCGGAGAGGAGACGGCGGATTCGATCATCCTGTACGCCGCGGAGAAGCCGAGCTTCGTCGTCGATGCCTACACCCGGCGGATCCTGACCCGGCTCGGCGTGATAAACGGGGAAGAATCGTACGGGGAGATCCGGGAGCTGTTCATGAAAAACCTCCCCGAGGATGTCCCTCTCTACAACGAGTACCACGCCCTTCTCGTTCGCCATGGGAAGGAGCGATGTCTGAAGCGCAACCCGCGGTGTGCCGGCTGCCCGCTCGCGGACATGTGCCGTGCATCTACGGAAGCGCGTGCAGGGAGAGGATGA
- a CDS encoding N-acetylmuramoyl-L-alanine amidase, which yields MTRRFKLTFIGIALVVALFSLTLSAGGPTWSYRYTVVIDPGHGGKDPGAIGIGGLEEKSITLDIAKMVYLKSLSYPELRVILTRRDDTYTYPTDRVLTANRLGADLYVSIHANAHSSPSASGIETLVHESKGRDTPCYHLAELLQRELVAATGAEDRGIKWAPLFIRRAQMPAALVEVGFVTNPREARLLQTISYQSIIAEAILDGILDYLKIPHA from the coding sequence TTGACGCGCAGGTTCAAGTTAACGTTTATCGGGATCGCACTCGTCGTCGCCCTTTTTTCCCTCACCCTCAGCGCCGGCGGACCGACCTGGTCATACCGGTACACGGTGGTGATCGACCCCGGACACGGGGGTAAGGATCCGGGCGCGATCGGGATCGGTGGACTGGAGGAGAAATCGATCACCCTGGACATCGCCAAGATGGTCTACTTAAAGTCCCTATCCTATCCTGAGTTGCGCGTCATCCTCACCCGCCGTGACGACACCTACACCTACCCGACCGACCGGGTACTCACGGCGAACCGACTCGGGGCAGACCTGTACGTAAGCATCCATGCCAATGCACATTCCTCCCCGAGCGCCTCTGGGATCGAGACGTTAGTGCATGAGTCGAAGGGGCGGGATACCCCGTGCTACCACCTTGCCGAGCTCCTACAGCGTGAGCTGGTCGCCGCCACCGGGGCGGAGGACCGGGGAATCAAGTGGGCTCCGCTGTTCATCCGCCGGGCCCAGATGCCGGCTGCACTCGTCGAGGTCGGGTTTGTCACCAATCCGCGCGAGGCGCGACTCCTCCAAACAATATCCTACCAGTCGATCATAGCCGAGGCGATCCTGGACGGGATCCTCGACTATCTCAAGATTCCACATGCGTGA
- a CDS encoding MATE family efflux transporter: MRFTQMLRLDPAYTRTVVRLAYPVSLGMLSITLLGVVDTAMLGRLGPAPLAAAGISAVAYFTLIFSLAGIGIGVQTLTARRFGEGNHPACGEILTSGIVLALFLSLPFVVAAPWIAGGIAPLLSRDPEVDALGRIYLNYRFLGATFLLLNMVYRGFFNGLGDTKKQLHSAIIVTGVNVILDYLLIFGHGGFPRLGIAGAAIASTAATGVGTAYFLVVSLTPNQRARFLPYRRLSRAAVWFGPILRISVPVMAQRFVSNGSFFAFFSIVARIGTPELAASNVIRSVLGLSSMPATGLGTAAAAMVGQNLGADRPQAAERSAWEAVRLASYLMAGIGLLFIAFPRWIFAIYTNDPTVIALGRLPLIMLGATQILDGMGIVLSQGLQGAGNTRYVMGVELIACLVIYLPAAYFFGIRLHGGIVGAWSGEFLYWGIYSFLMLHKFREGSWKEIRV; encoded by the coding sequence ATGAGGTTCACCCAGATGCTCCGTCTCGATCCCGCTTATACCCGCACCGTCGTCCGCCTCGCCTATCCCGTCTCCCTTGGGATGCTCTCGATCACCCTCCTCGGGGTGGTGGACACGGCGATGCTCGGCCGGCTCGGGCCGGCCCCGCTCGCTGCCGCAGGGATCTCGGCTGTCGCTTACTTCACCCTGATCTTCTCCCTTGCCGGGATCGGGATCGGGGTGCAGACCCTCACCGCGCGCCGGTTCGGGGAGGGGAACCACCCCGCCTGTGGCGAAATCCTGACCAGCGGTATAGTCCTCGCCCTGTTCCTCTCCCTTCCGTTCGTCGTCGCCGCGCCCTGGATCGCCGGAGGGATCGCTCCCCTCCTCTCCCGCGATCCCGAGGTAGATGCGCTGGGGAGGATCTACCTTAACTATCGGTTCCTCGGGGCGACGTTCCTCCTTTTGAACATGGTCTACCGCGGTTTCTTCAACGGCCTTGGCGATACGAAGAAGCAGCTCCATTCCGCGATCATCGTCACCGGGGTGAACGTCATCCTCGATTATCTTCTCATCTTCGGGCACGGAGGATTCCCTCGCCTCGGGATCGCCGGAGCGGCGATCGCGTCCACCGCCGCCACCGGGGTGGGAACGGCCTACTTCCTCGTCGTCAGCCTGACGCCCAACCAGCGCGCCCGCTTCCTCCCCTATCGCAGACTCTCCCGCGCTGCGGTGTGGTTTGGGCCGATCCTCCGTATCTCCGTCCCGGTGATGGCGCAGCGGTTCGTCTCCAACGGAAGCTTCTTCGCGTTCTTCTCCATCGTCGCTCGGATCGGTACTCCCGAGCTTGCGGCGAGCAACGTCATCCGCTCCGTACTCGGCCTGTCCAGCATGCCGGCGACCGGGCTGGGAACGGCGGCGGCAGCGATGGTCGGACAAAACCTCGGGGCGGACCGCCCGCAGGCCGCCGAGCGGTCGGCGTGGGAGGCGGTCAGGCTCGCCTCCTACCTGATGGCCGGGATCGGGCTGCTGTTCATCGCTTTTCCTAGGTGGATCTTCGCGATCTACACGAACGATCCCACGGTGATCGCCCTCGGCCGCCTCCCGCTCATAATGCTCGGGGCGACGCAGATCCTGGATGGTATGGGGATCGTCCTCAGCCAGGGGCTGCAGGGAGCGGGGAACACGCGCTACGTCATGGGGGTCGAGCTGATCGCCTGCCTTGTCATCTACCTCCCGGCCGCGTACTTCTTCGGGATCCGGCTTCACGGCGGGATCGTCGGAGCGTGGTCCGGGGAGTTCCTGTACTGGGGGATCTATTCCTTCCTCATGCTCCACAAGTTCCGTGAGGGAAGCTGGAAGGAGATCCGGGTGTGA
- a CDS encoding ferrous iron transport protein A — protein sequence MTLAQLGAGQSARVLGVEGGWGLRRNLEQLGIHPGDIVAVARTGAFHGPILVEVHGSRVALGRGVAGRIYVEPI from the coding sequence ATGACGTTAGCACAGCTCGGAGCAGGACAATCGGCGCGTGTCCTCGGAGTCGAGGGCGGCTGGGGGCTCCGTCGCAACCTGGAGCAGCTTGGGATCCACCCCGGAGATATCGTCGCCGTCGCCAGGACCGGTGCGTTCCACGGTCCGATCCTCGTCGAGGTGCACGGAAGCCGGGTCGCCCTCGGTCGCGGGGTGGCTGGACGAATTTACGTAGAACCGATCTAG